A stretch of the Archangium violaceum genome encodes the following:
- a CDS encoding LysR family transcriptional regulator, with amino-acid sequence MDSLGALSAFVQAAEARSFTVAGRQLGVSSSAIGKAIARLEEKLGVRLFHRSTRSITLTPEGSLFLDRCRRIFCEIEAAELELSQTTAAPRGKLRVSLPLVGMLLMPAIGDFMRTHPEVELDLDFTDRLVDVIDEGFDAVVRTGESSDSRLMTRTLGTFSHRVVGSPGYFARKGVPRKPEDLSAHACLHHKYPSTGKLERWPLRRGRTDVEVDLPTTAVTSTLEPLIYMAEQGFGIACLPLFTVRRQLDEGTLVTVLDDYIHDVGTFRILWPSSRHPSPKVKAFVDFMSKRLFQNGTPGAKKT; translated from the coding sequence ATGGACAGCCTTGGCGCACTGAGCGCCTTTGTTCAGGCGGCGGAGGCCCGTAGTTTCACGGTCGCGGGGCGGCAGTTGGGCGTCTCGTCGTCGGCGATCGGCAAGGCCATTGCGAGGCTGGAAGAGAAGCTCGGCGTGCGTCTGTTCCACCGCAGCACGCGTAGCATCACGCTGACGCCCGAAGGCTCCCTGTTCCTCGACCGGTGTCGGCGTATCTTCTGCGAGATCGAAGCGGCGGAGCTCGAGCTGTCACAGACCACCGCCGCGCCGCGCGGCAAGCTCCGTGTCAGTCTGCCGCTGGTCGGCATGCTGCTGATGCCGGCGATTGGCGATTTCATGCGGACCCATCCCGAGGTCGAGCTGGACCTCGACTTCACGGATCGGCTCGTGGATGTGATCGACGAAGGATTCGACGCGGTGGTGCGCACGGGAGAGAGCAGTGACTCCCGATTGATGACCCGTACCCTCGGGACGTTCTCCCACCGGGTGGTGGGGTCTCCAGGTTACTTCGCGCGGAAGGGGGTTCCGCGAAAGCCGGAGGACTTGAGCGCCCACGCCTGCCTGCACCATAAATATCCCTCGACCGGCAAGCTGGAGCGCTGGCCGCTTCGCCGGGGGCGCACCGACGTCGAGGTCGACCTTCCCACGACCGCCGTGACGAGCACGCTGGAGCCGTTGATCTACATGGCGGAACAAGGCTTCGGCATCGCCTGCCTGCCGCTCTTCACCGTTCGCCGTCAACTGGACGAAGGCACACTCGTCACCGTGCTCGACGACTACATCCACGACGTCGGCACATTTCGGATCCTGTGGCCGTCGAGCCGGCATCCCTCGCCCAAGGTGAAAGCCTTCGTGGATTTCATGTCGAAGCGGCTGTTCCAGAACGGCACCCCGGGCGCGAAGAAGACCTGA
- a CDS encoding MFS transporter, with protein sequence MLSIKTANDTCAAQPQIKTAPDSDRLPLSGLLALATAGFITILTEALPAGLLPRMSEDLAVSESLIGQLVTLYAIGSLVAAIPLTAATRGWRRRPLLLTAIGGFAVVNTLTAVSTHYGLTLGARFFAGVFAGLLWALLAGYASRMAPDQLRGRAIAIAMVGTPLALSLGVPAGTFLGAALGWRYTFKLMSILTLFLIGWVLWKVPDFPGQATDKRLPISKVFAIPGVKAVLFVTLAFVLAHNVLYTYIAPFLVPAGIAEDIDIVLFIFGVAALAGIWLIGMLIDRWLRELVLLSTALFILGSIALGVWGSVPGVLYAGVTLWGLAFGGAATLFQTASANAAGEAADVAQSMIVTAWNIAIAGGGLLGGVLLETLGVASFPWALVILLLPTLLVAWRSSRHGFPPAPPR encoded by the coding sequence ATGCTCTCCATCAAGACAGCGAACGACACCTGCGCAGCCCAACCCCAAATCAAGACGGCTCCGGATTCCGATCGTCTTCCCCTGTCCGGACTCCTCGCCCTGGCGACGGCCGGATTCATCACCATCCTCACCGAAGCCCTTCCGGCGGGGCTGCTACCGCGGATGAGCGAGGACCTCGCCGTTTCCGAGTCCCTCATCGGGCAACTCGTCACCCTCTATGCCATCGGCTCACTGGTCGCGGCGATCCCGCTGACCGCCGCGACACGCGGATGGCGGCGGCGCCCGTTATTGCTGACGGCCATAGGCGGGTTCGCCGTCGTCAACACCCTCACGGCGGTTTCGACCCACTACGGGCTCACCCTTGGCGCGCGGTTCTTCGCCGGCGTCTTCGCCGGATTGCTGTGGGCGCTGCTGGCTGGCTACGCCAGCCGGATGGCCCCGGACCAGTTGAGAGGCCGCGCGATTGCCATCGCGATGGTCGGCACCCCGCTCGCGCTCTCCCTGGGTGTTCCCGCCGGCACCTTCCTCGGCGCCGCCCTCGGCTGGCGGTACACGTTCAAGCTCATGAGCATCCTCACCCTGTTCCTGATCGGCTGGGTGCTCTGGAAGGTTCCCGATTTCCCCGGGCAGGCGACCGACAAGCGACTGCCCATCTCCAAGGTATTCGCCATTCCTGGCGTGAAGGCGGTGCTCTTCGTCACGCTCGCCTTCGTGCTCGCCCACAATGTCCTCTACACATACATCGCGCCGTTCCTCGTCCCCGCGGGCATCGCGGAAGACATCGACATCGTCTTGTTCATCTTCGGCGTAGCAGCGCTCGCCGGTATCTGGCTCATTGGGATGCTGATCGACCGCTGGCTGCGTGAGCTGGTGCTGCTCAGCACAGCGCTCTTCATTCTGGGGTCCATCGCGCTTGGCGTCTGGGGAAGCGTGCCCGGCGTGCTCTATGCGGGGGTCACCCTGTGGGGACTTGCCTTCGGCGGCGCCGCGACCTTGTTCCAGACAGCCTCCGCCAACGCGGCGGGTGAGGCCGCGGACGTTGCTCAGTCGATGATCGTCACCGCGTGGAACATCGCCATCGCCGGTGGCGGCCTGTTGGGCGGCGTCCTCCTCGAAACGCTCGGCGTCGCCTCCTTCCCCTGGGCTCTGGTCATCCTGCTGCTCCCAACGCTGCTGGTCGCCTGGCGCTCCAGTCGTCACGGCTTTCCACCGGCGCCACCCCGATGA
- a CDS encoding S41 family peptidase, with the protein MKRPLVLFLCILLSGSLGHADEPEGFREDARSIEKLINEHYAYLDRFSDGRMPLSAKLRAEAEQVSDKRSLLRFAERALLTLADHHAITGSSFPDSWALVPSYSDLWIEKRGPDFRVEAVRRNSPAERAGIKAGDRLTAIEGMPIARAVEAFWAELGMASTEERAGFAARVLAAGKRDRPRNLSIQHGRGKPQRMVLPNLYTVTANHPLVSASTSGTDLLIKINDSLGNDETIRAFDAAMEQARPEQRVIIDLSETPGGGNTVVARAIMGWFVTKPTAYQVHNLPEEERRTGIPRQWVEQVLPRKGKHHPGPLLIRVGRWTGSMGEGLAIGFAAIGADVVGEPMAGLPGAIYDYNLTHSGLLLKLPTERLMTVDGKPRERFMPRAPIDAPSR; encoded by the coding sequence TTGAAACGACCGCTGGTTCTTTTCCTTTGCATCCTGCTGTCCGGCTCCCTGGGCCATGCCGATGAACCCGAGGGCTTTCGCGAGGACGCGCGGTCGATCGAGAAACTGATCAATGAGCATTACGCCTACCTGGACCGTTTCTCGGATGGGCGGATGCCCCTGTCCGCGAAGCTCCGTGCCGAGGCGGAGCAGGTCAGCGACAAGCGCTCGCTGCTTCGCTTCGCCGAGCGAGCACTGCTCACCCTCGCGGATCATCACGCCATCACCGGCAGCTCCTTTCCCGACAGCTGGGCGCTCGTTCCAAGCTATTCCGATCTGTGGATCGAGAAGCGCGGACCTGACTTCAGGGTGGAGGCCGTGCGGCGGAACTCACCCGCCGAGCGCGCGGGGATCAAGGCGGGAGACCGGCTGACCGCGATCGAGGGCATGCCGATAGCGCGAGCGGTCGAGGCTTTCTGGGCGGAGCTCGGCATGGCCTCGACCGAGGAGAGGGCGGGCTTCGCCGCTCGTGTCCTGGCGGCGGGGAAACGGGACCGGCCGCGGAACCTCTCGATTCAGCATGGCCGGGGCAAGCCACAACGGATGGTCCTGCCCAATCTCTATACGGTGACGGCCAATCACCCCCTCGTCTCGGCCAGCACCTCGGGCACCGACCTTCTGATCAAGATCAATGACTCGCTCGGCAATGACGAGACCATCAGGGCCTTCGACGCGGCGATGGAGCAGGCGCGGCCGGAGCAGCGGGTGATCATCGATCTCAGTGAAACGCCGGGCGGCGGCAATACGGTGGTTGCCCGGGCGATCATGGGCTGGTTCGTGACGAAGCCAACCGCCTATCAGGTGCACAACCTTCCCGAGGAGGAGCGGCGGACCGGTATCCCCCGCCAATGGGTGGAGCAGGTGCTGCCGAGGAAAGGCAAGCACCATCCGGGTCCCCTCCTGATTCGCGTCGGGCGCTGGACCGGGAGCATGGGAGAGGGGCTGGCCATCGGCTTCGCCGCGATCGGAGCGGACGTCGTTGGCGAGCCCATGGCGGGGCTGCCTGGCGCCATCTACGATTACAACCTCACCCACTCCGGCCTGCTCCTGAAACTGCCGACGGAGCGGCTCATGACGGTGGACGGGAAGCCGCGCGAACGATTCATGCCTCGCGCTCCCATCGACGCCCCGAGCCGGTAG